Within the Halobaculum limi genome, the region GTAGTGGTTGCGGATGTAGTGCTCCTCGCGGGAGGTGATGTACTCCGTGTACGTCGACCGCGCGGCCGCCTCGGCGTTCTCGGGTTCCGGCGAGAGGATTCGGAGTCCGGGATACCGCTCGGCGAGCGACGGACTTTCCTCGGTCGGTTCCTCCGTCTCCGTCTCCGTCTCCGTTGGCTCCTCCGTCTCGGTCGCCATCGGCGACTCGGTGTCCGTCCCAGTCGGTGACCCCGTCTCGGTCTCCGGTGCGCTCCCACCACACCCCGCGAGGACGCCGACACCGGCCAACGCGCCCGTCGCCAGCAGGAACCGTCGTCGCTCCACGTAGCGGTCGCGCGCTGGTGCCCCCTCTCGGTCGTCGGCCTCGGGTCGCCGCTCGCTCTCCTTTTGTGACATATGATACCGTACAGCATATCTGGTCATCAAATGTCGGTTGGCCCACACCAATTGGGTCGAGCGTCCACCGTTGCGGCTGGGAGTCCGACGCCGCGGGTAGTCTACTCGACGACGCGAACCGTGCCGAACATCCCCTGCCCCGCGTGGGGAACGCAGACGTAGACGTACTCGCCGGGGACGGTGAACGTGTGCTCGAACACGTCTCCGACGGACATAATCGCGTAGTGCTGTTCACCTTCGTAGGAGGCGAACGGTTCGGCTCCCTCGGGGTTCGAACAGCGCGGGTCGGCGCTCGGGAGACTGGAGACGTTGTGACCGGGACTGAGCGCCTCCCATCGGACCGTGTCGCCGACGCCGACTTCGACGACCTCCGGGACGAACCGGAGTCGCCCGTCCGGCCCGACTGCGACTTCGGTGGCGCCCTCATTGGTGGGAGTCGCGGTCGCGGTTGACTCCGGCGTGGGAGTCGCGGTTGGCTCAGGTGAGGGGGTCGCCGTGGGCGACGGCGTCGGCGAGGTCTCGGTATCGGCCGCCGGGGCACCACCGGTACACCCCGCGAGCGACGCGCCGACCGCGAGGGATCCAGCCATCCGAACGAGCGTCCGTCGATCGATGTCAGTCAGGCTCATGTCTGGTATCGAAGAGGTCTGACGGCATAGATACTGCATTGGCACGCACCAATCACCGTCACCACGACGTGGGGATCGTCGCTACCCCTAATGTCGACCACCGAGTACTTCGCGACCCGTGAACCGAGGTATCCAGATCGACGACCGGTCCGAGAGGGTGGTAATCGGGCGGGAGTATGCGTGAACTGACGTTCGACCTCGTGTACGAGGCCAAGGCGGACCCGCTGGCAGACGTCTTCATCGACTATCCGTCGCTGGCCGCCGACGCCATCGCGAGTTGCATCCGTCGAGATCGGCTGTGGCGCATCGAGCGGTTCGTCGGGCCGCGTGCGGCGCTCGACCGCGTCGAACGCCACCGCCTCGACCCGGACGCGCCGCGCGAGGAGATGACCGACACCGAGTGCCGAGCAGTCCGGGATCACGAGGTGCTCGAACGCTCACCAACGACGCTCGTCGTGTACACGTTCGTCAAGCGACTCCACCGATGCGACTCGGTGTTGGCCCAAGCTGCACGACGCCTCGATCTGGGGTTCGTCTTCCAGTCACGCCGACGTGAACACCGACACCACTGGCGACTCCTGTTGCGGTCGGCGACGAACGTGGACGTGTTTCACCGCGAGGCGAGCGCACACCTCGGCGACGGAATCCGACTGGACGTCGGGCGACTCGGCCCCGTCGACCGCTGGGACGACGACTCGCTGGCGACCGTCTCGATGCCGCCCGAACAGCGCGAGACGCTCCGGGCGGGCGTCGACCACGGCTACTACGAGACGCCGCGAGGGGTGACGGTGAGCGAACTCGCCGACGCCCTCGACCTGCCCTCGTCGACCGTCTCTTACCGCCTTCGCCAGGCCGAGGCGCACCTCGCGAAGGGGTATCTGAGCCGGTTCCGAGTCGACGCCGACGAGCGAACGCTAGACCTCGATGGGACCACCGGCTGAGCCACCCGAAGCCACAAATCCACGGCACGCCTAGAAGTTAGTATGGCACGCCCACTGCTCGTGTACGACGACGACTGCGGGTTCTGTCGGTTCTGCGTCTCACACGCGCTCGAACTGGGCGAGTTCGAGGCCGTCGGCTTCTCCGCGATGGACGACGGCGTGCGCGCCCGCCTGCCCGACGACTACGAGGAGTGTATGCACCTCGTCACGGACACGCGCGTCTACTCGTGTGGCGAGGCGGTCGAACAGGTGGCAAAGCGGACGGGCGCGACGGGGTGGTGGCTCACCGCCGCGGCGAAGGGGCTCCCGAAGTATCCCGAAGCGCGCGAGAACCTGTATCGCTGGGCGGCCGACCGACGCGGTCTGTGGGGGTCGTTCGTCCGCAAAGAGTCGTTGTCTGAGTGAGACCGTCGCTCAGGAGTGTTCGGTTCGGCGGAGTGCGCCGTGGCCCGGTGCGAGGTCGCGCGGCGGCGCAGTGACGAGATACGCCTTCAGCGCGTCGCGGATGACCGACACCTCGCTGGGATCGAATCGCTCACGGCCAGCCTCGATCGCCGTCATCGCGTCGAGTTCGGGGTAGCACTCCTCCGAGTCGCCCGCTTCGACTGCCTGTCTGACCCGGTCGAGGAGCGCGGCGTGGACGACCCACGCCTCCTCACGGGAGAACGCGAGCGTTCGCCAACCACCCTCGATCGGTTTCACCATACGATGATAGCCGGCTCAGAGCGCATCCACTTAACTATGGGCTTGCTGCCACCCGCTATCAGCCAACTAACGCGGTTCACGGGCGAAAACGTCCGATCCACGGCTCGCATAGTCACCGCGTACCGAGCGGTATCCGGTGACTCACTCGGTCACTCGTAGGCCGCGAACCCGGTGAGGTCCTCACCGAGGACGAGCGAGTGGATGTCGTGGGTGCCCTCGTAGGTGTACACCGTCTCCAGGTTGCTCATGTGCCGCATCGGCGAGTAGTCGGTCGTGATGCCGTTGCCGCCGAGCATCTCGCGGGCGATACGCGCCTGGTCGCGTGCCATCCGGACGTTGTTGCGCTTCGCCATCGACACCTGCTGGGGCCGAAGGTCGCCGCGCTCTTTCAGGTCCGCGAGGCGGTACGCGAGCAGTTGTGCGAGCGTGATTTGGGTGGCCATCTCGGCGAACTTCTCCTGCTGGATCTGGAACCGCGCGATGGGGCCGCCGAACTGGTCGCGGTCGGTCTGGTACTCGCGGGCCGTCTCGAAGCAGTCGCGGGCCGCGCCGACCGCGCCCCACGCGATGCCGTAGCGGGCCTGCGTGAGACACGACAGCGGCCCCTTCATCCCGGAGACGCCCGGCAGGACGTTCTCCTCGGGGACGCGGGCGTCGTCGAGGACGATGCCGCCGGTGACGGAGGCGCGCATCGAGAGTTTGTCGTCGATTTTCGGCGTCTCGACGCCGTCGCGGTCCGTCTCGACGAGGAAGCCGCGCACGGGCGACCCCTCCTCGGAGGTGAGTCGCGCCCACACCACGGCCACATCCGCGATGGGCGCGTTCGTGATCCACGTCTTCTCGCCATTGAGGACGAACCCGTCGGCGTCGCGTTCGGCGTGCGTCTCCATCCCCGCGGGGTTCGACCCGTGCGCGGGTTCGGTGAGGCCGAAACAGCCGACCGCCTCACCCTGCCCGAGGTCCGGGAGCCACTCGTCTTTCTGCGCTTCGCTGCCGAACGCGTGGATGGGATACATCACGAGTGCCCCCTGCACACTCGCCATCGAGCGCAGGCCGGAGTCGCACGCCTCCAGTTCCTGCATCAGCAGGCCGTAGGCGCGTTCGGAGACGTTCGGAGAGCCGTAGCCTTCGAGGTTGGGGGCGTAGAAGCCGAGTTCACCCATCTCGGGGATGAGGTCGGTGGGGAACGTCCCGGCCTCGTAGTGGTCAGCGATGTCGGGGGCGACCTCCTCGGCGACGAACTCCCGCGCGGTGTCACGGATCAGTTTCTCCTCCGCCGAGAGGTCTGCCTCCAGATCGACGTAATCCAGCATACACTGAACACAGTGACACGCCGACTAATGGGTATCGGGTTCCTACTGGTTCTTCGTGAGGGACAGTCGACGGCAGGGTCGTCCTGACCGTCGGCGGGCGAGCATCCGTCGAAGGCACGGAAGGCTTACACGCCCCACCGCGAAAGAGGAACGACGAATGGCCGATATGCCCTCCTCTATCCCCGGTATCGGTGGGCCGTGGTCCCGCGGCGACGACGACGACCCCGACCCGCGCGTCATCGGCGTCGACGGCGAGGACGCCGAC harbors:
- a CDS encoding plastocyanin/azurin family copper-binding protein, whose translation is MSLTDIDRRTLVRMAGSLAVGASLAGCTGGAPAADTETSPTPSPTATPSPEPTATPTPESTATATPTNEGATEVAVGPDGRLRFVPEVVEVGVGDTVRWEALSPGHNVSSLPSADPRCSNPEGAEPFASYEGEQHYAIMSVGDVFEHTFTVPGEYVYVCVPHAGQGMFGTVRVVE
- a CDS encoding acyl-CoA dehydrogenase family protein yields the protein MLDYVDLEADLSAEEKLIRDTAREFVAEEVAPDIADHYEAGTFPTDLIPEMGELGFYAPNLEGYGSPNVSERAYGLLMQELEACDSGLRSMASVQGALVMYPIHAFGSEAQKDEWLPDLGQGEAVGCFGLTEPAHGSNPAGMETHAERDADGFVLNGEKTWITNAPIADVAVVWARLTSEEGSPVRGFLVETDRDGVETPKIDDKLSMRASVTGGIVLDDARVPEENVLPGVSGMKGPLSCLTQARYGIAWGAVGAARDCFETAREYQTDRDQFGGPIARFQIQQEKFAEMATQITLAQLLAYRLADLKERGDLRPQQVSMAKRNNVRMARDQARIAREMLGGNGITTDYSPMRHMSNLETVYTYEGTHDIHSLVLGEDLTGFAAYE
- a CDS encoding thiol-disulfide oxidoreductase DCC family protein is translated as MARPLLVYDDDCGFCRFCVSHALELGEFEAVGFSAMDDGVRARLPDDYEECMHLVTDTRVYSCGEAVEQVAKRTGATGWWLTAAAKGLPKYPEARENLYRWAADRRGLWGSFVRKESLSE
- a CDS encoding helix-turn-helix domain-containing protein, which translates into the protein MRELTFDLVYEAKADPLADVFIDYPSLAADAIASCIRRDRLWRIERFVGPRAALDRVERHRLDPDAPREEMTDTECRAVRDHEVLERSPTTLVVYTFVKRLHRCDSVLAQAARRLDLGFVFQSRRREHRHHWRLLLRSATNVDVFHREASAHLGDGIRLDVGRLGPVDRWDDDSLATVSMPPEQRETLRAGVDHGYYETPRGVTVSELADALDLPSSTVSYRLRQAEAHLAKGYLSRFRVDADERTLDLDGTTG